From one Mustela nigripes isolate SB6536 chromosome 16, MUSNIG.SB6536, whole genome shotgun sequence genomic stretch:
- the PRCD gene encoding photoreceptor disk component PRCD translates to MCTTLFVLSTLAMLWRRRFANRVQPEPSGADGAVMGSSSETDLQSSGREKESLK, encoded by the exons ATGTGCACCACTCTTTTCGTGCTCAGCACCTTGGCCATGCTCTGGCGCCGCCGATTCGCCAACCGGGTCCAACC AGAGCCCAGCGGAGCAGACGGGGCAGTAATGGGCAGCAGCTCGGAAACAGACCTCCAGTCCTCAGGCAG GGAGAAAGAGTCTCTGAAGTAA